The window CAGGCTCTGCGCGCCGACCGTGTGCTCGACTCCTGCCCGAGGTGAACGCGGGCCGCTCCCAGGGTCTGGACACACGGCATCCGGTAAGGTATTGGGGATGCGGCTGCGCTTCTGCGCGCCGCGACAAGCTGAATAGGGAGGACACCGTGGACATCGATCTCGGACTGTTGAAGACGATCGAGCGCGAGAAGGAGATCCCGTTCGATGAGCTCGTGCGCATCATCGAGCAGGCGATCCTCACCGCCTACGGAAAGCACACCTCCGCGACCGACGAGGTGCCGGCAGGCACGCGGGTCGAGCTGGACCGCAAGACCGGTCATGTCGCCATCTACGTGCCGCTGATCGACGACGAGGGTGCCGTGGTCGGCGAGGAGGAGACGACGCCCGAGGACTTCGGCCGCATCGGCGCCTTCGCTGCCAAGCAGGTCATCAGCCAGCGCCTGCGCGACATCGCCGACGAAGCCGTGCTGGGGGAGTTCCGCGGCAAGGAGGGCGACATCGTCGCCGGCATCGTCCAGCAGGGCCCCAATCCCCGCATGGTGCACGTCGACCTCGGCACCGTCGAGGCGATCCTGCCCCCGGAGGAGCAGGTGGCGGGGGAGACCTACCCGCACGGCTCTCGCCTGCGCGTCTACGTCACGAGCGTGTCGAAGGGTCTGAAGGGCCCCCAGATCACCGTTTCGCGCACCCACCCCGGACTGGTGCGCAAGCTCTTCGCCCTCGAGGTGCCCGAGATCGCATCCGGTCTCGTGGAGATCGTCTCGCTCGCGCGCGAAGCCGGCCACCGCACCAAGGTCGCCGTCTCCACCACCGACCCGTCGATCAACGCCAAGGGCGCCTGCATCGGCGAACTCGGCCGTCGCGTGCGCGCGGTGACCGAGGAGCTCGGCGGAGAGAAGATCGACATCGTCGACTACCACCCGGAGCTGGCCGCGTTCGTCGCGAACGCCCTCTCGCCGGCGAAGGTCACGTCGAGCTTCATCCTCGACGCGTCCACGAAGGCCGTGCGCGCCCTCGTCCCCGACTACCAGCTGTCGCTGGCGATCGGCAAGGAGGGTCAGAACGCCCGTCTGGCCGCCAAGCTCACCGGCGCGAAGATCGACATCCAGCCCGACAGCATCCTCGAGGAGAGCTGATCCCTCCGGTTCACCGGAGGGATGGCATCCGCTGCGGATCCAGGAGGGGGTAGGATGGAACCCGTTCGAACGTGCGTGGGGTGCCGCGCACGTGCCCCCCGGGCCACGCTCACCAGAGTCGTGGCCTTCGATACGCAGCTCGTCCTCGACGAGAGCGCATCGATGCCGGGACGGGGTGCGTGGGTACACGGCACGCGTGAATGCGTGGATGCCGCCATCAGGCGCCGTGCCTTCGGACGAGCATTGCGTGTGTCAGGTTCGCTTGACACGCAGACCCTTCAGAACCACTTCCAGCGAAACGGCTGAACGGCTATGGACTCAAAGTGAACGGCTCGAAATGAGACCCGTCCGCAACTAGCGGTCTGCCCTGTCTGGGGCAGGCCTTCAGACAGGAGAATTGTGGCAAAACCACGCGTGCACGAGATCGCTTCCGAGCTCGGCGTCGACAGCAAGGTCGCGCTTGCGAAGCTGAAGGAGCTCGGCGAATTCGTCAAGAGCCCTTCCTCGACCATTGAGCCCCCGGTGGCTCGCAAGCTCCGTCAGGCCCTGCAGGCCGACGGTGCCAAGCCCGCCGCCGGCGCACCCGCCCCGGGCGCGTCCGCGCGTCCTGCCGGCCGTCCCGGCCCGGCTCGTCCGGCAGCGCCCGCCGCACCGGCCCCCGCCGCCCCGGCAGCAGCTCCGGCGCCCGCACCGGCACCGGCAGCCCCCGCGGCTCCGGCAGCGCCTGCGGCACCCGCCGCGGAGCCTGCCGCTCCCGCGGCACCCGCCGCCGCAACGCCGGCTCCGGCCCAGCCCGAGACCGCCAAGCCCGCTGAGGGTGGCGCCGCAGCCGGCGCGCCCACCCCGGGTGCTCCGCGTCCCGGTGGTGCTCCGCGCCCCGGCAACAACCCCTTCGCTTCCGCGCAGGGCATGGGTCAGCGCCCCGCAGGTCCCCGTCCGGGCAACAACCCGTTCGCATCGACTCAGGGCATGGGCCAGCGGCCCAGCCCGGGCAACATCCCGCGTCCGCAGGCACCGCGTCCCGGCGCACCCCGTCCGGGCGCACCGCGTCCCGGTGGCGCCGGTCGCCCCGGTGGCGGCGGTCGTCCCGGCGCTCCGTTCCAGCAGCGTCCCGGCGGTCCCGGCCGTCCCGGTGGTGCTACCGGCGGTCCCGGTCGTCCCGGTGGCGGTCCCCCCGCAGGTGGTTTCGCCGGTCGTCCCGGTGGCGGCGGTGGCCGTGGTCGTGGACCCGGCGGTGGCACCGCAGGTGCCTTCGGTAAGGGTGGCGGCAAGTCCAAGCAGCGCAAGTCGCGTCGGGCGAAGCGGCAGGAATTCGAAATGCGGTCGGCGCCGGTCGTCGGCGGCATCAACGTCTCGCGCGGTAACGGCGAGATCATCCGCATGCGCCGCGGCGCATCGATCGCCGACTTCGCCGACAAGATCGAGGCCATCACCGGTTACACGGTGCAGCCCGGCACGCTCGTGACGATCCTGTTCAACCTCGGCGAGATGGCCACGGCCACCGAGTCGCTGGATGAGGCGACGTTCGAGGTGCTCGGTGCCGAGCTCGGCTACAAGATCCAGATGGTCTCGCCCGAGGATGAGGACAAGGAGCTCCTCGAGGGCTTCGGTCTGGACCTCGAGGCGGAGCTGGAAGCCGAGAGCGAAGACGACCTCGAGATCCGTCCGCCCGTCGTGACCGTCATGGGTCACGTCGACCACGGTAAGACGCGACTGCTCGACGCGATCCGTCAGACCAACGTGGTCGCCGGTGAAGCCGGTGGCATCACGCAGCACATCGGTGCCTACCAGGTGTGGACCGAGCACGAGGGCATCGAACGGGCCATCACCTTCATCGACACCCCCGGTCACGAGGCGTTCACCGCCATGCGTGCCCGAGGTGCGCAGGTCACCGACCTCGCGATCCTCGTGGTCGCCGCCGATGACGGCATCATGCCGCAGACGGTGGAGGCGCTGAACCACGCGCAGGCGGCCGGCGTGCCGATCGTCGTCGCGGTCAACAAGGTGGACAAGCCCGACGCCAACCCGGGCAAGGTGCGCCAGCAGCTGACCGAGTACGGCCTGGTCGCCGAGGAGTATGGCGGCGACGTCATGTTCGTCGACGTGTCGGCGCGTGAGGGCACCAACATCCAGGCTCTCCTGGATGCGGTCCTGCTGACCGCCGACGCCGGGCTGGACCTCACGGCCAACCCGAACAAGGCTGCTCGTGGTGTCGCGATCGAAGCGAAGCTCGACAAGGGCCGCGGTTCCATCGCCACCGTGCTGATCCAGTCCGGAACGCTGCGCATCGGTGACGCGATCGTCGCCGGCACGGCATACGGCCGTGTCCGTGCGATGGTCGACGAGAACGGCGACGCGGTCGAAGAGGCTTACCCCTCGCGTCCCGTGCAGGTGCAGGGTCTGAACTCCGTGCCCCGAGCCGGTGACACGTTCATCGTCACCGAGGAGGATCGCCTCGCCCGTCAGATCGCTGAGAAGCGTGAAGCGGCCGAGCGCAACGCCCAGCTGGCCAAGGCCCGCAAGCGCATCTCGCTCGAGGACTTCACCCGTGCTCTCCAGGAGGGCAAGGTCGAGTCGCTCAACCTCATCATCAAGGGTGACGTCTCCGGTGCCGTTGAGGCGCTGGAGGAGTCGCTGCTGAAGATCGAGGTCGACGAATCAGTGCAGCTGCGGATCATCCACCGCGGTGTGGGTGCTGTGACCGAGTCCGACGTGAACCTCGCGACGATCGACAACGCGATCGTCATCGGGTTCAACGTCCGCCCCGACGCCAAGGCACGTGAGCGTGCTCAGCGTGAGGGTGTGGACATCCGGTTCTACTCGGTCATCTACAACGCGATCGACGATGTCGAGCAGTCGCTCAAGGGCCTGCTCAAGCCGGAGTACGAAGAGGTCCGGTCGGGCGTCGCCGAGATCCGCGAGGTGTTCCGCTCCTCCAAGTTCGGCAACATCGCCGGTGTCATCGTCCGCTCCGGCACGATCACCCGCAACGCCAAGGCGCGAGTCATTCGCGACGGCGTTGTCATCGCGGACGGCCTGGCGATCGAATCGCTGCGTCGCTTCAAGGATGACGTCACCGAGGTGCGTACGGACTACGAAGCCGGTATCGGCCTCGGCAAGTTCAACGACATCCAGATCGGTGACGAGATCGAAACCACCGAGATGGTCGAGAAGCCGCGAGGCTGATCGATCGGCGGGGGGCGCCGACCGGCGCCCCCCGCTTCCACCTCCAGGGAGAGAACCATGTCTTCAGAGCGTCAGGCCAGACTGGCCGATCGCATCCGCGTGCTCATCGCGGAGCGGCTCGAAAAGGGTCTTCGCGACCCCCGTTTGGGCTTCACGACGATCACCGACGTGAAAGTCACCGGTGACCTGCAGCACGCCTCCGTCTTCTACACGGTGCTGGGCACCGAGAAGGAGCGCAACGACTCGGCCGAGGCCCTCAAGGCCGCGACCGGGATGCTGCGCAGCGAAGTGGGCCGCCAGCTCAGCATCCGGCTCACCCCGACCCTCGAGTTCATCCCCGACGCGATCCCCGAGAACGCCGGGCACATCGAGGATCTGCTGCGCGAAGCACGCGAGCGCGACGCCGCCGTGGCGGGGCTCGCGACCGGCGCCGTGTACGCCGGCGAGCCCGACCCCTACGTCAAGCCCCGCACCGCCGAAGACGAGTGAGTATTCCCGCTCGCGAGTGAGTATTCATGCTCGCGAGTGAGTATTCACGTCGTCGAGTGAGTATTCAGCGGGGGAGCGCGAGCATCCCGTCGGATGCCTCGGCGAGGCCGTCCGCGATGAGCGAGTCGATCGCACGGTCCCGCTGCCGCTGATCCGGCCAGTCCGCGATCACCGCGTCGAGGGCGACCGCGTGCGCGTCGGCATCCCGCAGCACCCGCAGCACCGCACCCCGCGCCTGCCGGTCGCTGCCTTCGTAGCGTGCCTGCCGGCGCCGCTCGTCGCCGGTGTCCGGGTACCCGGCCGCGCGCCACGCGCACACCCGGGCGAGCGGGCACACCTCACACCGGGGTGACCGGGCTGTGCAGACCACCGCCCCCAGCTCCATCGTCGCGGCGTTGACGGCCGCCGCCTCCGCATCGTCGGCCGGCAGCACCGCCGCCATCGCCGCCAGGTCCCGCTTGGCGGGGGAGCCCGGCTGCGATCGGCCGTCGATGGCGCGGGCGAGCACTCGGCGTGTGTTGGTGTCGACGACCGGATGCCGGTGACCGTACGCGAATGCGGCCACGGCGCGTGCCGTGTAGTCGCCGATCCCGGTCAATGCCAGCAACTGGTCGACATCCGACGGCACCTGCCCGTCGTGCCGGTCGCGGATCTGGACCGCCGCGCGGTGGAGCCACAGCGCCCGCCGCGGATACCCGAGGTTCGCCCACTGCCGCACCGCCTCTGCCGGGGCATCCCCGGCGAGATCCGCCGGCGTCGGCCACCGCTCCAGCCACGCGGTCAGGTGCGGCACCACTCGGGCGACCGGCGTCTGCTGCAGCATGAACTCGCTGACCAGCACGCCCCACGCCCCGAACCCGGGGCGGCGCCACGGCAGGTCCCGCGCGTTGTCCCGGTACCACGCGATGAGCGGGGTGGCGATGTCGGGCACCGGATCAGCCTACGTGGCGGCCAGGTGCCCAGGCGCCCGGGCGGTGAGGGCACCTGCGCCCGGCCGCACACCGCACGCGTCGTAGGCTGGAGGGATGCCGCAGCCCACCGCCCCCGCCCTGTGGCGTGACCTGCACGACGAGGTGCGCCAGCACCTGCCGCGCGGACGCGTGATCATCGCCGTCGACGGGATCGACGGCGCAGGCAAGACCTGGTTCGCCGACGGCCTGGCGACCGCGTTCACCGGACCGGTGCTGCGCGCCTCCGTCGACGGCTTCCACCGCCCGCGCGCCGAGCGCTACGCCCGCGGGCGCACCTCGCCCGAGGGTTTCTACCGCGACTCCTACGACTACGACACGTTCCGCCGCACCCTGATCGACCCCTTCCGCGCCGGAGCACCGTTGCGCACCGCGGTGTGGGACGTCGACCGCGACGAGCCCGTCGACGTGCCGCCGCAGACCGCGCCGGAAGATGCCGTCCTCATCGTCGACGGCATCTTCCTGCACCGCCCGGAACTGCGGGGACTGTGGAACTGGTCGCTCTGGCTGGACGTCCCCGTCGACGTCGCGTTCGCGCGGATGGCCGAGCGCGACGGCACGGACCCCGACCCGTCGGCGGCGTCGAATCGGCGTTACCGCCAGGGCCAGGAGCTGTACCTGCGCGAAGCCGACCCGCGCCAGGCGGCATCCGCCATCATCGACAACACCGACTGGGACCACCCGCAGCGCACGTACCGGGACTTCTGCTGATGGCCGGCATCCTGCTGGTGGACAAACCCGGCGGCATCACGAGCCACGACGTCGTCTCCCGCGCCCGCAAGGCGCTGGGCACCCGCAAGATCGGGCACGCCGGCACGCTCGACCCGATGGCGACGGGCCTGCTCGTGCTCGGAGTGGACAGCGCGACCAGGCTGCTGACCTACATGGTCGGGCTCGACAAGACCTACGAGGCGACGATCCGCCTGGGCGTCGCCACCGATTCCGACGACGCCGACGGCGCGGTGACGGCGACGGCGGATGCCGCGGCGATCGCGGCCGTCGCGCCGGAGGCGATCGCCCGCGGCATCGCCGAGCTCACCGGCGACATCTCCCAGGTGCCCAGCCGCGTGTCGGCGATCAAAGTCAACGGCAAGCGCGCGTATGACCTCGTGCGTGCCGGGGAAGACGTGCAGCTTGCCTCGCGCGCCGTCACGGTGTCGCGTTTCGACGTGGTCACGACCCGACGCAGCGAGACCGCGATCGACCTGGACGTCGTCGTCGATTGCACCAGCGGCACCTACATCCGCGCCCTGGCCCGCGACCTCGGCGGCGCACTCGGGGTCGGCGGGCACCTCACCGCACTGCGTCGCACCCGCATCGGACCGTTTTCGGTGACCGATGCCGTCGCGATCGACGACATCGACGCGTCGCGGCTGGTGCCGCAGGCGCAGGCCGCCGCCGGCGTGCTGGGCACCTTCCCGGTCACCGCCGATGAGGCACGGGATCTGCGCCAGGGCAAGCGCCTGACCGGTGCCGCTGAACGGCTGCACGGGCCGCACATGGCCGCGATCGACCCCGACGGCCGCCTGGTCGGCGTGGTGGAGCGCCGCGGCGCGGATGTGAAGAGCGCCATGAACATCCCCGAGGATGCCGCATGATCCTGTGGTTCGCGTACGTGCAGGTCGCCGTCGCCACTGTCGCCGGGCTGTTGTGCCTCACGCTGGGACTGGCA is drawn from Microbacterium sp. zg-B96 and contains these coding sequences:
- the nusA gene encoding transcription termination factor NusA; amino-acid sequence: MDIDLGLLKTIEREKEIPFDELVRIIEQAILTAYGKHTSATDEVPAGTRVELDRKTGHVAIYVPLIDDEGAVVGEEETTPEDFGRIGAFAAKQVISQRLRDIADEAVLGEFRGKEGDIVAGIVQQGPNPRMVHVDLGTVEAILPPEEQVAGETYPHGSRLRVYVTSVSKGLKGPQITVSRTHPGLVRKLFALEVPEIASGLVEIVSLAREAGHRTKVAVSTTDPSINAKGACIGELGRRVRAVTEELGGEKIDIVDYHPELAAFVANALSPAKVTSSFILDASTKAVRALVPDYQLSLAIGKEGQNARLAAKLTGAKIDIQPDSILEES
- a CDS encoding YlxR family protein, whose product is MEPVRTCVGCRARAPRATLTRVVAFDTQLVLDESASMPGRGAWVHGTRECVDAAIRRRAFGRALRVSGSLDTQTLQNHFQRNG
- the infB gene encoding translation initiation factor IF-2, translating into MAKPRVHEIASELGVDSKVALAKLKELGEFVKSPSSTIEPPVARKLRQALQADGAKPAAGAPAPGASARPAGRPGPARPAAPAAPAPAAPAAAPAPAPAPAAPAAPAAPAAPAAEPAAPAAPAAATPAPAQPETAKPAEGGAAAGAPTPGAPRPGGAPRPGNNPFASAQGMGQRPAGPRPGNNPFASTQGMGQRPSPGNIPRPQAPRPGAPRPGAPRPGGAGRPGGGGRPGAPFQQRPGGPGRPGGATGGPGRPGGGPPAGGFAGRPGGGGGRGRGPGGGTAGAFGKGGGKSKQRKSRRAKRQEFEMRSAPVVGGINVSRGNGEIIRMRRGASIADFADKIEAITGYTVQPGTLVTILFNLGEMATATESLDEATFEVLGAELGYKIQMVSPEDEDKELLEGFGLDLEAELEAESEDDLEIRPPVVTVMGHVDHGKTRLLDAIRQTNVVAGEAGGITQHIGAYQVWTEHEGIERAITFIDTPGHEAFTAMRARGAQVTDLAILVVAADDGIMPQTVEALNHAQAAGVPIVVAVNKVDKPDANPGKVRQQLTEYGLVAEEYGGDVMFVDVSAREGTNIQALLDAVLLTADAGLDLTANPNKAARGVAIEAKLDKGRGSIATVLIQSGTLRIGDAIVAGTAYGRVRAMVDENGDAVEEAYPSRPVQVQGLNSVPRAGDTFIVTEEDRLARQIAEKREAAERNAQLAKARKRISLEDFTRALQEGKVESLNLIIKGDVSGAVEALEESLLKIEVDESVQLRIIHRGVGAVTESDVNLATIDNAIVIGFNVRPDAKARERAQREGVDIRFYSVIYNAIDDVEQSLKGLLKPEYEEVRSGVAEIREVFRSSKFGNIAGVIVRSGTITRNAKARVIRDGVVIADGLAIESLRRFKDDVTEVRTDYEAGIGLGKFNDIQIGDEIETTEMVEKPRG
- the rbfA gene encoding 30S ribosome-binding factor RbfA is translated as MSSERQARLADRIRVLIAERLEKGLRDPRLGFTTITDVKVTGDLQHASVFYTVLGTEKERNDSAEALKAATGMLRSEVGRQLSIRLTPTLEFIPDAIPENAGHIEDLLREARERDAAVAGLATGAVYAGEPDPYVKPRTAEDE
- a CDS encoding A/G-specific adenine glycosylase, which translates into the protein MPDIATPLIAWYRDNARDLPWRRPGFGAWGVLVSEFMLQQTPVARVVPHLTAWLERWPTPADLAGDAPAEAVRQWANLGYPRRALWLHRAAVQIRDRHDGQVPSDVDQLLALTGIGDYTARAVAAFAYGHRHPVVDTNTRRVLARAIDGRSQPGSPAKRDLAAMAAVLPADDAEAAAVNAATMELGAVVCTARSPRCEVCPLARVCAWRAAGYPDTGDERRRQARYEGSDRQARGAVLRVLRDADAHAVALDAVIADWPDQRQRDRAIDSLIADGLAEASDGMLALPR
- a CDS encoding uridine kinase, translated to MPQPTAPALWRDLHDEVRQHLPRGRVIIAVDGIDGAGKTWFADGLATAFTGPVLRASVDGFHRPRAERYARGRTSPEGFYRDSYDYDTFRRTLIDPFRAGAPLRTAVWDVDRDEPVDVPPQTAPEDAVLIVDGIFLHRPELRGLWNWSLWLDVPVDVAFARMAERDGTDPDPSAASNRRYRQGQELYLREADPRQAASAIIDNTDWDHPQRTYRDFC
- the truB gene encoding tRNA pseudouridine(55) synthase TruB gives rise to the protein MAGILLVDKPGGITSHDVVSRARKALGTRKIGHAGTLDPMATGLLVLGVDSATRLLTYMVGLDKTYEATIRLGVATDSDDADGAVTATADAAAIAAVAPEAIARGIAELTGDISQVPSRVSAIKVNGKRAYDLVRAGEDVQLASRAVTVSRFDVVTTRRSETAIDLDVVVDCTSGTYIRALARDLGGALGVGGHLTALRRTRIGPFSVTDAVAIDDIDASRLVPQAQAAAGVLGTFPVTADEARDLRQGKRLTGAAERLHGPHMAAIDPDGRLVGVVERRGADVKSAMNIPEDAA